The Paenibacillus macerans genome includes a window with the following:
- the xylB gene encoding xylulokinase — protein MKYVIGIDLGTSSVKTLLVGQDGEIKGEASAAYPLIQERPGYSEQNPEEWVNGTIDCLKRLLEESGVSAADIEGVSFSGQMHGLVLLDEQNNVLCNAILWNDTRTTKQCREIEAKLGDRLLEITRNAALEGFTLPKVLWVQEHEPELFAKAARFVLPKDYLRYRMTGKVQMEISDAAGTLMLNVPEGKWSDEIAAAFGLPEGFCPPLVGSTEETGTLLPEFAAQTGLSPAMKVFGGGADNACGAVGAGIVRKGDALCSVGTSGVVLTYEEDKNKDFGGKVHFFNHAHPGAFYAMGVTLGAGYSLSWFKESLAPELSFDELLKPVGGIAPGSEGLLFTPYLVGERTPHADSVIRASFIGLSGTHRREHLARAVMEGITFSLQESFDLIRQAGIAVERVISIGGGAKNPVWLQMQADIFGKPVVALKNEQGPAMGAAMMAAVGSGWFASLKECADAFIGYAATYEPISANVEKYARLFKLYQQVYAATRSLNEGLQEFRG, from the coding sequence ATGAAATATGTGATCGGCATCGATCTTGGCACGAGTTCGGTCAAAACGCTGCTCGTCGGCCAAGACGGCGAAATCAAGGGAGAAGCCTCCGCGGCTTACCCGCTCATTCAGGAGCGTCCCGGGTACAGCGAGCAAAATCCCGAGGAATGGGTAAATGGCACGATCGATTGCTTGAAACGGCTGCTTGAGGAGAGCGGCGTTTCCGCGGCGGACATCGAGGGCGTGTCGTTCTCGGGCCAAATGCACGGACTGGTGCTGCTGGATGAGCAAAACAACGTGCTGTGCAACGCGATTTTGTGGAACGATACGCGCACGACCAAGCAATGCCGGGAAATCGAGGCGAAGCTGGGCGATCGGTTGCTAGAAATTACGCGCAATGCGGCACTGGAAGGATTTACGCTGCCGAAGGTTTTATGGGTGCAGGAGCATGAACCGGAATTGTTCGCCAAAGCGGCGCGTTTCGTGCTGCCGAAGGATTATTTGCGGTACCGGATGACCGGCAAAGTGCAGATGGAAATCTCCGACGCCGCCGGAACGCTGATGCTGAACGTGCCGGAAGGAAAGTGGAGCGATGAAATCGCCGCCGCGTTTGGCCTTCCGGAAGGCTTTTGCCCGCCGCTCGTCGGCAGCACCGAGGAGACGGGGACGCTGCTGCCGGAGTTTGCGGCGCAGACCGGCCTGTCCCCGGCGATGAAGGTGTTCGGCGGCGGCGCGGACAATGCCTGCGGCGCGGTTGGCGCGGGGATCGTCCGCAAGGGCGACGCGCTGTGCAGCGTGGGGACTTCCGGCGTTGTCCTGACTTACGAAGAGGACAAAAACAAAGACTTCGGCGGCAAGGTGCATTTCTTTAACCATGCCCATCCGGGGGCGTTTTACGCGATGGGCGTGACGCTGGGCGCGGGGTACTCCCTGAGCTGGTTTAAGGAGTCGCTGGCGCCGGAGCTGAGCTTCGACGAGCTGCTGAAGCCGGTGGGCGGCATCGCTCCGGGCTCGGAGGGGCTGCTGTTCACCCCTTACCTGGTCGGGGAACGTACGCCGCACGCGGACAGCGTCATTCGCGCCAGCTTCATCGGCTTGTCCGGCACGCACCGTCGCGAGCACCTGGCCCGCGCCGTCATGGAGGGGATCACGTTCTCCCTGCAGGAGTCGTTTGATCTGATCCGCCAAGCCGGCATCGCGGTCGAGCGCGTCATTTCCATCGGCGGCGGCGCGAAAAATCCGGTCTGGCTGCAAATGCAGGCCGATATTTTCGGCAAGCCGGTCGTCGCGCTGAAGAACGAGCAGGGCCCGGCGATGGGCGCGGCGATGATGGCCGCCGTCGGCAGCGGCTGGTTCGCCAGCCTGAAGGAATGCGCCGACGCGTTTATCGGCTACGCCGCCACGTACGAGCCGATCTCGGCCAACGTGGAAAAGTACGCCCGGCTCTTTAAGCTGTACCAGCAAGTTTACGCGGCCACCCGGTCGCTGAATGAAGGGCTGCAGGAATTCCGGGGGTAA
- the xylA gene encoding xylose isomerase, whose amino-acid sequence MSYFKNVNKIQYEGAESTNPLAFKHYNENEVVLGKSMKDHLRFAVAYWHTLTMNGSDPFGQGNMIRPWETVSGLDLAKVRVEVNFEFLEKLGAPYFCFHDVDIAPEGETLKESNENLDVIVAKIKEGMKATGVKLLWNTANMFSNPRYVHGAATTSNADVFAYAAAQVKKGLETALELGAENYVFWGGREGYESLLNTDMGLELDNLARFFNMAVDYAKEIGFKGQFLIEPKPKEPTKHQYDFDAATTIAFLQKYGLQDHFKLNLEANHATLAGHTFEHELRVARINNMLGSIDANQGDPLLGWDTDEFPTDLYAVTLAMYEILQNGGLGSGGVNFDAKVRRGSFEPEDLFYAHIAGMDSFAKGLKVAGKLIEDKFFDKLIEERYASFKTGIGADIVSGKANFKTLEAYALQNSKIVNKSNHLELIKARLNEYIFSAK is encoded by the coding sequence GTGAGTTATTTTAAAAACGTGAACAAAATCCAGTATGAAGGCGCAGAATCAACGAATCCGCTGGCGTTCAAACATTATAACGAAAACGAAGTCGTGCTTGGCAAATCGATGAAAGACCATCTGCGTTTCGCGGTGGCTTATTGGCACACGCTGACGATGAACGGCAGCGACCCGTTTGGTCAAGGCAACATGATCCGTCCGTGGGAAACCGTAAGCGGACTGGACCTCGCCAAGGTGCGCGTGGAAGTCAACTTCGAGTTTCTTGAAAAGCTCGGCGCACCGTACTTCTGCTTCCATGACGTGGACATTGCGCCGGAAGGCGAAACGCTGAAGGAATCGAACGAAAACCTCGACGTGATCGTCGCAAAAATCAAGGAAGGCATGAAAGCGACCGGCGTGAAGCTGTTGTGGAACACGGCCAACATGTTCTCCAACCCGCGTTACGTTCACGGCGCGGCAACGACCTCCAATGCCGACGTGTTTGCTTACGCTGCGGCGCAAGTGAAGAAAGGCCTGGAAACGGCGCTTGAGCTGGGCGCGGAAAACTACGTGTTCTGGGGCGGACGTGAAGGTTACGAGTCTCTGCTGAACACGGATATGGGCTTGGAGCTCGATAACCTGGCGAGATTTTTCAACATGGCGGTTGATTACGCCAAAGAAATCGGCTTTAAAGGCCAATTCCTGATTGAGCCGAAGCCGAAAGAGCCAACCAAACACCAATACGATTTCGACGCGGCCACGACGATTGCATTCCTGCAAAAATACGGCCTGCAGGATCATTTCAAACTGAACCTGGAAGCGAACCATGCGACGCTGGCCGGCCATACGTTTGAGCACGAGCTGCGCGTAGCCCGCATCAACAACATGCTCGGGTCGATCGACGCCAACCAGGGCGATCCGCTGCTGGGCTGGGATACGGACGAATTCCCGACCGATCTCTACGCCGTTACGCTGGCGATGTACGAAATTTTGCAAAACGGGGGACTGGGCTCCGGCGGCGTGAACTTTGACGCCAAAGTAAGACGCGGATCTTTTGAGCCGGAAGACTTGTTCTATGCGCATATCGCCGGTATGGACAGTTTCGCCAAAGGATTGAAGGTGGCCGGCAAGCTGATCGAGGACAAATTCTTCGACAAGCTGATCGAAGAGCGTTACGCCAGCTTCAAAACCGGCATCGGCGCCGATATCGTATCCGGCAAAGCCAACTTCAAAACGCTGGAAGCTTACGCGCTGCAAAACAGCAAAATCGTCAACAAATCCAACCATCTTGAACTGATCAAAGCCCGCCTGAACGAATATATTTTCAGCGCGAAGTAA
- a CDS encoding ROK family transcriptional regulator has product MKITGDQQLIKKMNKTIVLDTIRQRQPLSRADISAAIGLNKATVSSLVSELIDSRLVAEIGPGESSGGRKPTLLLFNRSAGYAIGIDIRVNDLLAVLVDLEGNVLQEKTAALADSSPDSVLEQIRKAIRQLAKKLPDSAYGIVGIGIGVPGLVDENSRVVSAPNLGWNQVDLLGPLAAEFGGNIHIDNEANAGAIGEKLYGAGRDALNLIYLSIGIGIGSGIIVGGELYRGTSNFSGEVGHMTVAEDGPLCRCGNRGCWETLASEKALLDRAGKLWGRAVPDLEQIVRLAREGAPEAIRLLDETGAQLGVGLANLVNILNPELIVIGNRLSLAGDLLQDAMLETLENRSLSYHRKKSHVAFANLGIRSTALGAASMPITAFLADPHIEPAES; this is encoded by the coding sequence ATGAAAATAACAGGCGACCAGCAGCTGATCAAAAAAATGAACAAAACGATCGTCCTCGACACGATCCGGCAGCGCCAGCCCTTGTCCCGGGCGGATATTTCCGCCGCGATCGGACTCAACAAGGCGACGGTGTCGTCCCTCGTGTCCGAGCTGATCGACAGCCGGCTCGTCGCCGAAATCGGCCCCGGCGAATCGAGCGGCGGCCGCAAGCCGACCCTGCTGCTGTTCAACCGCAGCGCCGGATACGCGATCGGCATTGATATTCGCGTAAACGATCTGCTGGCCGTGCTCGTCGATTTGGAGGGCAACGTCCTGCAGGAGAAAACCGCCGCCCTGGCCGACTCTTCCCCGGACAGCGTGCTGGAGCAAATCCGCAAAGCGATCCGCCAGCTGGCCAAAAAACTGCCCGATTCCGCCTACGGCATCGTCGGGATCGGCATCGGAGTTCCCGGGCTCGTCGACGAGAACAGCCGCGTCGTGTCCGCCCCCAATCTGGGCTGGAACCAGGTCGACTTGCTCGGCCCCCTCGCCGCCGAATTCGGCGGCAACATCCATATCGATAACGAGGCGAACGCCGGCGCGATCGGGGAGAAACTGTACGGGGCCGGCCGGGACGCCCTCAACCTGATCTACTTGAGCATCGGGATCGGCATCGGCTCGGGGATCATCGTAGGCGGGGAGCTGTACCGCGGCACCTCGAATTTCTCCGGCGAGGTCGGCCATATGACCGTGGCCGAAGACGGGCCCCTCTGCCGCTGCGGCAACCGGGGCTGCTGGGAGACCTTGGCCTCCGAAAAAGCGCTGCTGGACCGGGCCGGCAAGCTGTGGGGCCGCGCGGTTCCCGACCTGGAGCAGATCGTCCGGCTGGCCCGCGAGGGCGCCCCTGAAGCGATCCGCCTCCTGGACGAAACCGGAGCCCAGCTTGGCGTCGGTTTGGCCAACCTTGTCAACATCCTGAACCCTGAGCTGATCGTCATCGGCAACCGGCTGTCGCTGGCCGGCGATCTGCTGCAGGACGCGATGCTCGAAACGCTGGAAAACCGCAGCCTTTCCTATCATCGCAAAAAATCGCATGTCGCCTTCGCCAATCTCGGCATCCGCTCGACCGCTTTGGGCGCCGCATCCATGCCGATCACCGCTTTTTTGGCGGACCCGCATATCGAACCGGCGGAATCCTAG
- a CDS encoding formate/nitrite transporter family protein: METESLLKVEELALKKYKIFRQSQIRYIARAMLASMFIGFGVIVAFKSGNYFYLEHSPLTYPMAAITFGAAIILIAYGGGDLFTGNTFYYTFAALRKKLKWSDVGRLWGLSYIGNIMGAAAFALLIYLTGLFTDPSVNSFLLSVVEHKMATPTLELFFRAILCNWLVCLAFFIPMSLQGDGAKMFAMMLFVFCFFISGYEHSIANMCTFAIALVLNHPGTISFAGVVHNLIPVTIGNLIGGVMLMGFMYYFANKPYLDAQEAGDLPQDKH, encoded by the coding sequence ATGGAGACCGAATCGTTATTAAAAGTGGAAGAGCTGGCACTCAAGAAGTACAAAATTTTTCGCCAAAGTCAAATCCGTTATATCGCCAGGGCGATGCTGGCCAGCATGTTTATCGGCTTTGGCGTTATCGTTGCCTTCAAAAGCGGCAACTATTTCTATCTTGAGCATTCTCCGCTTACATACCCGATGGCGGCCATTACGTTCGGCGCGGCCATCATTCTGATCGCTTACGGCGGAGGGGATCTGTTTACCGGGAATACGTTTTATTATACCTTTGCCGCGTTAAGGAAGAAGCTGAAATGGTCGGATGTCGGCCGGCTTTGGGGGCTTAGCTATATCGGGAATATCATGGGAGCCGCCGCTTTTGCTTTGCTGATTTATTTGACGGGCCTGTTTACCGATCCCTCGGTCAACAGCTTTCTGCTGAGCGTTGTGGAGCATAAAATGGCCACGCCTACCCTTGAGCTGTTTTTTCGCGCGATCTTGTGCAATTGGCTTGTTTGCCTGGCCTTCTTCATCCCGATGTCGCTGCAGGGCGACGGCGCCAAGATGTTCGCCATGATGCTGTTTGTTTTCTGTTTTTTCATCTCCGGATACGAGCACAGCATCGCGAATATGTGCACGTTCGCCATCGCGCTGGTGCTGAACCATCCGGGGACGATTTCTTTTGCCGGCGTGGTTCACAATTTAATCCCGGTGACGATAGGCAATTTGATCGGCGGGGTGATGTTGATGGGCTTTATGTATTACTTCGCGAACAAGCCTTATTTGGATGCCCAGGAGGCAGGCGATCTTCCGCAAGACAAACATTGA
- a CDS encoding HD-GYP domain-containing protein produces the protein MKQVHIAMLEPGDVLAEPILNQRGIVMLGPGTALTEVHINRLKKLGIKDACIVNKEPQEKGPTAKAELQSAPAAEGSHTPVPVQEIRDKWEKRREMRQALIRLADAELGIGRPSSPQMEEPFRRMFRNTLYEITRHDGVVDGLLRLERADPYLLEHSFHVTAYAAILGLANGYAGAEMLELCVGSLLFDIGMTELPAHTFSSTGSLTGAERAAVRLHPEAGHRIISRMEGVSPRSALCALQHHERFNGTGYPSRLKHGEIDEYAEIVAIADTYHALISRRNYRLAYTPGEAVEYLLAAGDRYFSLDLIQTYLKHISIYPLSSVVRLSSGQLGVVTSLETSLVHRPVVKIIREADGSLVSPPYEVDLMRKTDLVISGLVEETAGETIKA, from the coding sequence ATGAAACAGGTTCATATCGCCATGCTTGAGCCGGGGGACGTTTTGGCCGAGCCGATTTTGAATCAACGCGGAATCGTCATGTTGGGCCCGGGAACGGCGCTGACCGAAGTCCATATCAACCGTTTAAAAAAACTGGGGATCAAAGACGCGTGTATCGTCAATAAAGAGCCGCAGGAGAAAGGGCCTACAGCCAAAGCCGAGCTCCAATCTGCGCCAGCCGCCGAAGGCTCGCACACTCCCGTGCCTGTTCAGGAAATCAGAGATAAGTGGGAAAAGCGCCGGGAAATGAGGCAGGCCTTGATCCGGCTGGCCGACGCGGAGCTGGGGATCGGCCGGCCGTCGAGCCCGCAGATGGAGGAGCCGTTTCGCCGGATGTTCCGCAACACTTTATATGAGATTACGCGCCATGACGGGGTGGTTGACGGTTTGCTCCGCCTGGAGAGAGCCGACCCTTACTTGCTGGAGCATTCTTTTCACGTCACGGCGTATGCGGCTATTCTCGGTTTGGCAAATGGCTATGCCGGCGCCGAAATGCTCGAGCTATGCGTCGGATCGCTGCTGTTCGACATCGGGATGACGGAGCTGCCGGCCCATACTTTTAGCAGCACCGGCAGTCTGACCGGAGCCGAGCGGGCCGCGGTCAGGCTGCATCCGGAGGCAGGCCACCGCATCATCAGCCGGATGGAAGGGGTCTCCCCGCGCTCGGCATTATGCGCGCTGCAGCATCACGAACGGTTTAACGGCACGGGGTATCCCTCGCGGCTTAAACACGGGGAGATCGATGAATACGCGGAAATCGTGGCGATCGCCGATACGTACCACGCGCTGATCTCCCGCAGAAATTACCGGCTGGCTTATACGCCCGGAGAAGCGGTCGAATACTTGCTGGCCGCCGGAGACCGGTATTTCAGCCTCGATCTGATTCAAACCTACTTAAAGCATATCAGCATTTATCCTCTCTCCAGCGTAGTCAGGCTGAGCAGCGGCCAGTTGGGGGTCGTAACCTCCCTGGAAACGAGTCTGGTGCACCGGCCCGTGGTCAAAATTATCCGCGAAGCCGACGGCAGCCTCGTAAGCCCCCCCTACGAAGTGGATTTAATGCGCAAAACCGATCTGGTGATTTCCGGCTTGGTGGAAGAGACTGCGGGTGAGACCATCAAGGCGTAG
- a CDS encoding LuxR C-terminal-related transcriptional regulator, with amino-acid sequence MSMQMHERADTARGSRLLGREWELETFSVYLSHYLKMERIISIYGAAGVGKSALAEEFQKQAIRQGAATVALDAARFKAKPADFCRQILKQLGLLGTLPPSSDPAFVVRAAIEAIQRRAETGPTILFLDSYELLEDLDDWLRDFFFPQIKAGCLTVISGRNPLSEHWLNSMVWKRSIYRMPLGNLDYCSVVAYLRGCGITDQELIFRLWKQTDGHPLALTALYGGRENGGEPEAGLGEPSAADLLLSPGSSLEHLPKAKPEEVIYARTDLTRREKEVAALAAEGLTNRDIASRLFLSEVTIKKHMRSIFQKVGASNRTQLLKLLMD; translated from the coding sequence ATGAGTATGCAAATGCATGAGAGGGCGGACACAGCGCGGGGCTCCCGTTTGCTTGGCAGGGAATGGGAGTTGGAGACTTTTTCCGTTTATTTGAGCCACTACTTGAAAATGGAACGGATCATAAGCATCTATGGGGCCGCCGGGGTCGGCAAAAGCGCCCTGGCCGAGGAATTCCAAAAACAGGCCATCCGGCAAGGCGCCGCTACCGTTGCCCTGGATGCCGCCCGTTTTAAGGCAAAGCCCGCTGATTTCTGCCGGCAAATACTGAAGCAGCTCGGGCTTCTGGGTACGCTTCCTCCCTCTTCCGATCCCGCTTTTGTCGTCAGAGCCGCCATCGAAGCCATTCAGCGGAGAGCGGAAACGGGTCCGACCATTCTCTTTCTCGATTCGTACGAACTGCTAGAGGATCTGGACGACTGGTTGCGCGATTTCTTTTTTCCGCAGATTAAAGCCGGCTGTCTTACCGTCATCTCCGGGAGGAATCCGCTATCCGAGCATTGGCTGAACTCCATGGTCTGGAAACGCAGCATTTACCGGATGCCCTTGGGGAATTTGGACTACTGCAGCGTTGTTGCGTATTTGCGCGGATGCGGCATCACCGACCAGGAACTGATCTTCCGGCTCTGGAAACAGACCGACGGACACCCGCTGGCGCTGACGGCTTTATACGGCGGCCGGGAAAACGGCGGGGAACCGGAGGCCGGACTAGGGGAACCGTCTGCCGCAGACCTCCTCCTTTCTCCGGGATCTTCCCTGGAGCACCTCCCCAAAGCGAAGCCCGAGGAGGTCATTTACGCCCGCACCGATTTAACCCGCCGGGAGAAGGAGGTTGCGGCGCTGGCCGCCGAAGGATTGACCAATCGGGATATCGCTTCCAGGTTGTTTTTGAGCGAGGTTACGATCAAAAAACATATGCGCTCGATTTTCCAAAAAGTCGGGGCCAGCAACCGGACGCAGCTGCTAAAGCTGCTTATGGACTGA
- a CDS encoding putative bifunctional diguanylate cyclase/phosphodiesterase, which translates to MDDQLAFQSSFESIIDASALLRAIDLMGVGLAITDPRLQDNPLVYVNRGFEEITGYSREEVLLRNPRFLQGAETNKGQLEVIRQAILSGRSSTVTIKNYKKDGSTFWNQFTISPIFDSDGQPLYFIGLQLDVTQEIEERRASTEQIRQLSNLDPITHLLNMSRFRELMHAELLKAEAEKKTAAVFHVNLNRFRYINESYGESTGNELLRQVADRLRSSFAEETLMCRSFADEFIVLVSDISDPLFIHTLALGLSDALHEPYVLAGEEIQIGFGMGISLFPDDGPDVTQLLKHAELALKEAKEEALNGPHYFDYYLMDKLLERVSLEQKMARALAEGQFELHFQPKVDSATVNLTGYEALIRWNDPVQGYIPPNTFIPIAEDTGFIVELGEWVLREACRANKQWQDNGFPKLPISVNVSAVQFRHPQFLRTVENVLKETGLAPQYLELEVTESLLNNPVIIKETLVALQERGISLSVDDFGTGYSSINYLKSLPLQVLKIDRAFIQETPFSERDSLLLLSIIQLGKSLGMTVLAEGVETKEQFDFLQKHGCDQIQGFYYSRPLNVSDMEKLLKERKIKPLDHMDSA; encoded by the coding sequence GTGGACGACCAGCTAGCCTTTCAATCCAGTTTTGAGTCAATCATCGACGCCTCGGCGCTGCTGCGCGCCATCGATTTGATGGGTGTGGGGCTTGCGATTACCGATCCTCGTTTGCAGGACAACCCTCTCGTATACGTAAATCGGGGCTTCGAGGAAATCACCGGTTATTCCCGCGAGGAAGTTTTGCTGCGGAATCCCCGGTTTCTTCAGGGTGCGGAAACGAACAAAGGGCAGTTGGAGGTTATACGCCAAGCGATCTTAAGCGGCCGATCGTCAACCGTCACGATCAAAAACTACAAGAAAGACGGCAGCACCTTTTGGAACCAATTTACCATTAGCCCCATTTTCGATTCGGATGGGCAACCCCTCTATTTTATTGGGCTTCAGTTAGACGTCACCCAGGAGATAGAAGAACGAAGAGCCTCTACGGAGCAGATCCGCCAACTCTCGAATTTGGATCCTATCACCCATTTGTTGAATATGAGCCGCTTCCGGGAATTGATGCACGCTGAACTCCTCAAGGCGGAAGCCGAGAAGAAAACCGCGGCCGTGTTTCACGTCAACCTGAACCGGTTCCGGTATATCAATGAAAGCTACGGGGAAAGCACGGGAAACGAACTGCTCCGGCAGGTCGCCGACCGGCTGCGGAGCTCCTTCGCCGAAGAAACGTTGATGTGCCGCAGCTTTGCCGACGAATTTATCGTGCTTGTTTCCGACATATCCGATCCTTTGTTTATACATACTTTAGCGCTCGGTCTGAGCGATGCGCTGCATGAGCCTTACGTTTTGGCCGGGGAAGAGATTCAAATCGGTTTCGGCATGGGCATCAGCCTTTTCCCGGACGACGGTCCCGATGTTACCCAATTGTTAAAGCATGCCGAGCTTGCTCTTAAGGAAGCTAAGGAGGAAGCGCTTAACGGACCGCACTATTTTGACTACTACTTAATGGACAAGCTGCTGGAACGTGTTTCTTTAGAGCAAAAAATGGCCCGGGCGCTCGCGGAAGGGCAGTTTGAACTGCATTTCCAGCCCAAGGTGGACTCCGCCACCGTGAACCTTACCGGTTACGAAGCGTTGATCCGCTGGAATGACCCGGTTCAGGGCTATATCCCGCCGAATACGTTTATTCCGATCGCCGAAGATACCGGGTTTATCGTCGAGTTGGGAGAATGGGTGCTGCGCGAGGCCTGCCGGGCCAACAAGCAATGGCAGGACAACGGCTTTCCGAAGCTGCCGATCTCCGTAAATGTATCCGCTGTCCAATTCAGGCATCCCCAGTTTTTGCGCACCGTCGAGAACGTGCTGAAGGAAACGGGGCTGGCGCCGCAGTATCTGGAGCTGGAGGTCACGGAGTCGCTGCTGAACAATCCGGTGATCATCAAAGAAACGCTGGTCGCCTTGCAGGAGCGGGGAATTTCCCTCTCCGTCGACGATTTCGGCACAGGTTATTCCTCCATCAACTATTTGAAGTCCCTGCCGCTGCAGGTACTGAAAATCGATCGGGCGTTCATCCAGGAAACCCCTTTCTCCGAACGGGACAGCCTGCTGCTGCTCTCGATCATTCAATTGGGGAAGTCGCTGGGCATGACGGTTTTGGCCGAAGGGGTGGAAACGAAGGAACAATTCGATTTTCTGCAAAAGCATGGCTGCGACCAAATTCAGGGGTTTTATTACAGCCGCCCTTTAAACGTTTCCGATATGGAAAAATTGTTGAAGGAGCGAAAAATAAAGCCGCTGGATCACATGGATTCGGCTTAG
- a CDS encoding MFS transporter yields MKRSNARASGPELRIVAYSSGNLAVNLLSQAFAAYLVYYYVDVLGARPAWISLAMVAHGALNAVLNPLLGHMSDRTRTRFGRRIPYIAFGLLPLAAVFAALWIPPAAGDAVLPYFVATVFLYDALFVTVVLNYSALFPEMFPTMEERAYVSSWRQMLGIVGMIIGVALPPLVYSQIGFGAMGAVFAAVAAAFLAMSLWGSRETNPGSLQASFRLPAAIRHTLTNRAFMLYVLGSFLVQFTFALLPAGIPFFTKYVLEREESFNTVLLGAIFLTAVPSVFAWGRITAKSGPRRGIMAAAGCYLIALLPFSLVTGNVSVIVAAAVGFGLAGLLVLLDVMLSEVIDEDERRTGARREGMYFGMNGFIVRWGVSLQAGCLGLILEMSGYAAHQATQPGSVISGIRWMMSGIPAASMLLALCLFYFYPIGKSRTKRR; encoded by the coding sequence ATGAAGCGATCCAACGCCAGGGCATCCGGACCGGAGCTGCGGATAGTGGCCTACAGCTCGGGCAATCTGGCCGTGAATCTGCTGTCGCAAGCGTTTGCGGCCTATCTGGTCTATTATTATGTGGATGTGCTTGGCGCGCGCCCGGCGTGGATCAGCCTGGCCATGGTGGCGCATGGCGCCCTGAACGCGGTGCTGAACCCGCTCCTCGGCCATATGTCCGACCGGACGCGGACGCGCTTCGGGAGGCGCATCCCTTATATCGCGTTCGGGCTGCTTCCGCTGGCCGCGGTTTTCGCCGCCCTTTGGATCCCCCCGGCGGCGGGCGACGCCGTTCTTCCTTATTTCGTCGCGACCGTCTTTTTGTACGATGCGCTGTTCGTAACGGTTGTGCTGAATTATTCCGCCTTGTTCCCGGAAATGTTCCCAACGATGGAGGAGCGCGCCTATGTTTCGTCATGGCGGCAGATGCTTGGCATCGTCGGCATGATCATCGGCGTCGCGCTCCCGCCGCTGGTGTACTCGCAAATCGGCTTCGGGGCCATGGGCGCGGTGTTTGCCGCGGTCGCCGCCGCCTTTTTGGCTATGTCGCTTTGGGGAAGCCGGGAGACGAATCCCGGCTCCCTCCAGGCGTCGTTCCGCCTGCCGGCGGCCATTCGCCATACGCTCACCAACCGCGCTTTTATGCTGTACGTCCTCGGCAGCTTTCTCGTCCAGTTTACGTTTGCGCTGCTGCCCGCCGGGATTCCGTTTTTTACGAAGTATGTCCTGGAACGGGAAGAAAGCTTCAATACCGTGCTGCTCGGCGCCATATTCCTAACGGCCGTCCCGTCCGTATTCGCGTGGGGGCGGATCACGGCAAAATCGGGGCCGCGGCGGGGAATTATGGCGGCGGCCGGCTGCTATTTGATCGCTCTGCTCCCGTTTAGTCTCGTAACGGGAAACGTTAGCGTTATCGTTGCCGCCGCCGTCGGGTTCGGCCTGGCCGGGCTGCTGGTGCTGCTGGACGTGATGCTGTCCGAGGTGATCGATGAGGATGAGCGAAGGACGGGGGCCCGCCGAGAAGGAATGTATTTTGGAATGAACGGGTTTATCGTTCGCTGGGGGGTGTCCCTGCAGGCCGGATGCTTGGGCTTGATATTGGAGATGAGCGGTTACGCCGCGCATCAAGCGACGCAGCCCGGTTCCGTGATTTCCGGCATCCGCTGGATGATGAGCGGCATTCCCGCCGCCTCCATGCTGCTGGCCCTCTGCCTGTTTTACTTCTATCCAATCGGGAAAAGCCGGACCAAGCGACGCTGA